In a genomic window of Thermosynechococcus sp. CL-1:
- a CDS encoding NAD(P) transhydrogenase subunit alpha: MTDPILVGLMIFVLASFIGFEVINKVPPTLHTPLMSGANAISGIAVIGALLMAGSGHTTLTVVLGFIATVLATINVVGGFLVTDRMLQMFKR; this comes from the coding sequence ATGACAGATCCCATTCTTGTCGGTCTGATGATTTTTGTGCTGGCCAGTTTCATTGGCTTTGAGGTGATTAACAAAGTCCCGCCCACGCTGCATACTCCCCTCATGTCTGGTGCCAATGCCATTTCGGGGATTGCCGTAATTGGTGCCCTACTGATGGCGGGGAGTGGGCACACCACTTTAACGGTGGTCTTGGGATTCATTGCGACAGTGCTCGCCACGATTAATGTGGTGGGCGGTTTTTTGGTCACGGATCGCATGTTGCAGATGTTTAAGCGGTAG
- a CDS encoding Re/Si-specific NAD(P)(+) transhydrogenase subunit alpha: MKVGVVKEREVGEQRVALIPEVVAKLVQQGYHLCVESGAGDMAHFSDDDYRAAGAEIGYSIEEVWGNVDVVLKVAPLRDREVEWIRPGTTLISFLNPLGNPWQMQHLAERHITAFALECIPRTSRAQSMDALSSQAAVAGYAAVLLAAANLPRFFPMLTTAAGTIPPAKVFVIGAGVAGLQAIATARRLGAVVEAFDIRPAVKEEVQSLGAKFVEVNLEEDTVAAGGYAKEVSEAAKHKTQEAIAAHVHSADVVITTAQIPGKPAPLLVTERMVASMKPGSVIVDLAAEQGGNCACTEPGRSICHQRVTIIGPINLPSTMAIHASQMYAKNISTLLKYLTPQGELVLNFGDDIVDAACITHEGQVRNPRVLQLLHPAPTLATTA; this comes from the coding sequence ATGAAAGTTGGGGTCGTTAAGGAACGCGAAGTGGGTGAACAACGGGTTGCCCTGATTCCCGAAGTCGTTGCCAAGCTGGTGCAGCAGGGGTATCACCTTTGTGTGGAGTCCGGTGCAGGAGATATGGCTCACTTCAGCGATGATGACTACCGTGCAGCGGGTGCGGAAATTGGTTACTCCATTGAAGAGGTCTGGGGCAATGTGGATGTGGTGCTCAAGGTGGCGCCGCTGCGCGATCGCGAGGTGGAGTGGATTCGACCCGGCACCACCTTAATTAGTTTTCTCAATCCCTTGGGCAATCCATGGCAGATGCAACACTTGGCAGAGCGGCATATTACTGCCTTTGCCCTCGAGTGCATTCCCCGCACCAGTCGTGCCCAGAGTATGGATGCCCTGTCTTCCCAAGCAGCGGTGGCAGGCTATGCGGCGGTGTTATTGGCCGCTGCTAATTTACCGCGCTTTTTCCCGATGTTGACGACGGCAGCGGGTACGATTCCCCCCGCTAAGGTGTTTGTGATTGGGGCAGGGGTGGCGGGCTTGCAGGCGATCGCCACCGCGCGGCGTTTGGGAGCTGTGGTTGAAGCCTTTGATATTCGCCCAGCGGTCAAGGAGGAAGTACAAAGCCTCGGTGCCAAATTTGTCGAAGTCAACCTTGAGGAGGATACGGTTGCTGCCGGCGGCTATGCCAAAGAGGTTTCTGAGGCGGCGAAGCACAAAACCCAAGAGGCGATCGCTGCCCATGTCCACAGTGCCGATGTGGTCATTACCACTGCTCAAATTCCCGGCAAGCCTGCCCCTCTTTTGGTGACAGAACGGATGGTGGCCAGCATGAAACCGGGTTCGGTGATTGTGGATTTAGCCGCTGAGCAGGGGGGCAACTGTGCCTGCACAGAACCGGGGCGCTCTATTTGTCATCAGCGGGTCACTATTATTGGCCCGATTAATCTGCCCTCGACAATGGCTATTCATGCCAGTCAAATGTATGCCAAAAACATTTCAACGCTCCTGAAGTACCTCACCCCCCAAGGGGAATTGGTTTTGAACTTTGGGGATGACATTGTGGATGCCGCCTGTATCACCCATGAAGGGCAGGTTCGCAACCCACGGGTACTGCAACTGCTGCATCCTGCCCCAACCTTGGCAACAACGGCTTAG
- a CDS encoding NAD(P)(+) transhydrogenase (Re/Si-specific) subunit beta yields the protein MDWLTRIEELSYLGAAALFILGLKKLGSPATARQGNRLAALGMLIAIVVTLLDRQIISYTGILAAMGLGSVIGAIAAYKVAMTAMPQMVGLLNGLGGAASALVGIGEFCRIVAVGEPLTPSTLITIILGVLIGGVTLTGSLVAFGKLQGLISGTPIIFPMQQAINLGLLVAFLVASGWVWLDPSQMPIFWGLVAIASILGVLFVLPIGGADMPVVISLLNSLSGLAASAAGFIVGNSMLIIAGALVGASGLILTQIMCKAMNRSLANVLFSGFGSSTTGSAEGSVHATAKSVRTIDPEESAMILGYAKSVVIVPGYGMAVAQAQHSVKELADQLERLGVDVKYAIHPVAGRMPGHMNVLLAEANVPYPQLKDMEDINPEFEHVDVALVIGANDVVNPAARTNPGSPVYGMPILDVDRARHTIVIKRSLNPGFAGIDNELFYKDRTLMLFGNAKEVLNQLIAEVKHL from the coding sequence ATGGATTGGCTAACACGCATTGAAGAATTGAGCTATCTGGGCGCTGCGGCGCTCTTTATCCTCGGTTTGAAAAAACTGGGGTCTCCGGCCACGGCCCGTCAAGGAAATCGCCTTGCCGCCTTGGGGATGTTGATTGCGATTGTGGTCACGCTCCTCGATCGCCAGATTATTAGCTACACGGGCATCCTAGCGGCCATGGGTCTCGGCAGTGTCATTGGCGCGATCGCTGCCTACAAAGTGGCAATGACGGCCATGCCCCAGATGGTGGGGTTACTCAATGGCTTAGGAGGGGCGGCCTCTGCCTTGGTGGGCATTGGTGAATTTTGCCGCATTGTGGCGGTGGGTGAACCGCTGACCCCCAGTACGCTGATCACGATTATTTTGGGGGTGCTGATTGGTGGCGTCACCCTTACTGGTAGCCTTGTTGCTTTTGGTAAACTTCAGGGATTGATTTCGGGAACCCCGATCATTTTCCCGATGCAGCAGGCGATTAACCTCGGCTTGCTGGTGGCTTTCTTGGTGGCCAGTGGCTGGGTGTGGTTGGATCCAAGTCAGATGCCGATTTTCTGGGGCTTGGTGGCGATCGCCAGCATTTTGGGGGTGCTCTTTGTTCTGCCCATTGGCGGTGCCGATATGCCGGTCGTGATTTCCCTTTTGAACTCCCTTTCGGGCTTGGCTGCCAGTGCTGCCGGTTTTATTGTGGGCAACAGTATGCTGATTATTGCTGGTGCCTTGGTGGGGGCTTCGGGGCTGATCCTGACGCAAATCATGTGCAAGGCCATGAATCGCTCCTTGGCCAATGTGCTCTTTAGTGGCTTTGGTAGCTCGACCACAGGCAGTGCTGAGGGTAGTGTTCATGCCACCGCGAAGTCAGTGCGCACCATTGACCCCGAAGAAAGTGCGATGATTCTAGGTTATGCCAAGTCGGTGGTCATTGTCCCCGGTTATGGAATGGCGGTGGCTCAAGCACAGCACAGTGTCAAAGAACTAGCGGATCAACTGGAGCGGCTGGGTGTCGATGTCAAATACGCGATCCACCCGGTGGCAGGTCGCATGCCCGGTCACATGAATGTGCTGCTTGCCGAAGCCAATGTCCCCTACCCCCAACTCAAGGACATGGAGGACATTAATCCAGAGTTTGAGCATGTGGATGTGGCACTGGTCATTGGTGCCAATGATGTCGTGAATCCAGCCGCTCGCACCAACCCCGGTAGCCCCGTCTATGGGATGCCCATTCTCGATGTGGATCGGGCACGACACACGATTGTGATCAAGCGCAGCCTCAATCCGGGCTTTGCCGGTATTGACAATGAGTTGTTCTACAAGGACAGAACTCTAATGCTGTTTGGCAATGCCAAGGAAGTGCTCAATCAACTCATTGCTGAGGTGAAACACCTCTAG
- the trpC gene encoding indole-3-glycerol phosphate synthase TrpC, protein MQIRRRPPNPAVTVRNLHYQVPVADEAPRNILEKIVWHKEQEVEQLREVLPLPDLQRQVLDAPPVRSFLGALQKPVTQPALIAEVKKASPSKGIIRPNFNPVAIAQAYVAAGATCLSVLTDREFFQGSFEYLAQIRQVVDVPLLCKDFIIYPYQMFLARLRGADAVLLIAAILSDRDLRYFLRIAHGLGLTALVEVHTAEEMERVLGLEDVQLVGINNRNLTDFSVDLATTEQLLATYGAQLRDRHILVVSESGIHQRADVERVTQAGAQAILVGESLMRPPVEMAHCSEAEQLQARIQQLFPELAR, encoded by the coding sequence ATGCAAATTCGCCGGCGTCCCCCTAATCCTGCTGTAACCGTTCGCAACCTCCACTACCAAGTACCGGTGGCCGATGAGGCTCCCCGCAATATCCTTGAGAAAATCGTTTGGCACAAGGAACAGGAGGTGGAGCAACTGCGGGAAGTGTTGCCCCTGCCGGACTTGCAACGTCAGGTGCTCGATGCACCCCCGGTGCGCTCCTTTTTAGGGGCACTGCAAAAACCCGTCACCCAGCCAGCACTGATTGCTGAGGTCAAGAAGGCCTCTCCCAGTAAGGGCATTATTCGCCCCAACTTTAATCCGGTGGCGATCGCCCAAGCCTATGTTGCCGCTGGCGCGACTTGCCTTTCCGTCCTGACGGACAGGGAGTTTTTCCAAGGCAGTTTTGAGTACCTCGCCCAAATTCGCCAAGTGGTGGACGTGCCACTGCTGTGCAAGGACTTTATCATTTACCCCTACCAAATGTTCTTGGCGCGGTTGCGGGGCGCTGATGCGGTTCTCTTAATCGCTGCCATTCTCTCGGATCGCGATCTGCGTTATTTCCTGCGCATTGCCCATGGCTTGGGGCTAACCGCATTAGTGGAGGTGCACACCGCCGAGGAGATGGAACGGGTACTTGGGCTGGAGGACGTACAGTTGGTGGGCATCAACAATCGCAACTTGACGGACTTTAGTGTTGATCTAGCCACCACTGAACAGCTTTTGGCCACCTATGGGGCGCAACTGCGCGATCGCCACATCCTTGTGGTCAGTGAATCGGGCATTCATCAGCGTGCCGATGTTGAGCGGGTGACACAAGCCGGTGCCCAGGCCATTTTAGTCGGAGAATCCCTCATGCGACCCCCAGTAGAGATGGCGCACTGCAGCGAGGCGGAGCAACTCCAAGCACGGATTCAGCAGTTATTCCCAGAGTTAGCACGCTAG
- a CDS encoding HAD-IC family P-type ATPase, with protein MTAPLTGLTAAEVAERQARGCINRQASESNRTYGDILRENLFTFINGVFAFISVILLFLGRPGDVAAIIVVVFLNAIISILQEIRAKRQLDEISLLTRPRVKVLRDRQEAIIDPAEVVEGDILLLEPGDQIVADGTVVGDGQIQVDESLLTGESDLISKQAGDRLYSGSFCVRGAAAYVAEQVGEASTAHQLTAAAKTHHHKLTPLQREINLIIRVILALAVFLWLLVLLSLLVRLTTLQMSVQTAAVVAGLVPVGLYLTITLTYALGALRISRANVLVQQVNAIESLSGVDILCLDKTGTLTANALELHSWYALTDTEEKTKAALATFTASVSAPNRTIVALTEAFDGRPQPLRLEIPFSSAYKWSAAAWHDSEAFILGAPDVLFKAEDLSPEVTELLQRGRQQGLRVLLFARSCSDPQWDERQETPLLPPDLEPLAVIWVGDRLRPQSRDVLQRFQQAGIQIKIISGDHAETVVALGKQVGLDAGAIAISGTELAAMDDPSFDQMAEKATVFGRITPEQKAKLVTRLRALGHQVAMIGDGVNDVLSLKQANVGIAMESGSAITRNVADIVLLADSFAALPAAFREGQRIYNGIQDVTKLFLVRVFSFSLLCLVTVMAGRAFPLLIKHNSLLTLWGVGLPTLAVAFWAVPGPRPHRSLIRSLLHFVIPATLSLALLAIFMYLGVLARELTPLVALLQGRFDPTLLNGREVLLELGQSVAIARTALVTTLMLASLCLVLFLKPPHPTWVGGAPLVGNWRYVAVVLALLAAFLTISFSPTLRAVAELEPLSWSLWALIVLIVLLWVIFLRSFWRYRLLDRFLGVDLS; from the coding sequence ATGACAGCACCATTGACGGGTCTGACAGCGGCGGAAGTGGCGGAGCGGCAAGCCAGAGGTTGCATTAACCGTCAAGCGAGTGAAAGCAATCGCACCTATGGCGACATTTTGCGGGAAAACCTCTTCACGTTTATCAATGGGGTTTTTGCTTTTATTAGCGTCATTTTGCTCTTTTTAGGTCGTCCGGGGGATGTGGCCGCCATCATCGTGGTGGTGTTTCTCAATGCCATCATTAGCATCCTGCAGGAAATTCGCGCCAAACGGCAGTTGGATGAAATTAGCCTCCTCACCCGTCCCCGTGTCAAGGTGCTGCGCGATCGCCAAGAGGCCATTATTGATCCTGCAGAAGTCGTAGAAGGGGATATTCTGCTTTTGGAGCCGGGGGATCAAATCGTTGCCGATGGCACTGTCGTTGGTGATGGACAGATCCAAGTGGATGAGTCCTTGCTCACAGGGGAGTCGGATCTCATCTCCAAGCAAGCGGGCGATCGCCTGTACTCCGGGAGCTTTTGTGTGCGCGGTGCCGCTGCCTATGTCGCCGAACAGGTGGGGGAAGCCAGTACCGCCCATCAACTGACTGCTGCCGCCAAAACCCACCACCACAAACTCACTCCCCTGCAACGGGAAATTAACCTGATTATCCGCGTCATTCTGGCGCTGGCGGTTTTCCTATGGCTATTGGTGCTGCTCTCGCTATTGGTACGCCTGACCACCCTACAAATGAGTGTGCAAACGGCGGCAGTGGTGGCGGGTCTTGTCCCCGTGGGCTTGTATCTGACAATTACGCTCACCTATGCCTTGGGGGCACTGCGTATCTCCCGTGCCAATGTCTTGGTGCAGCAGGTAAATGCCATTGAATCCCTCAGTGGCGTCGATATTCTCTGCCTTGATAAAACGGGCACACTGACGGCCAATGCCCTTGAACTCCATAGCTGGTACGCCCTCACTGATACAGAGGAAAAGACAAAAGCGGCTCTCGCCACGTTTACCGCCAGTGTTAGTGCTCCGAACCGCACCATTGTTGCCCTCACGGAGGCCTTTGACGGCAGGCCCCAGCCCCTACGCCTCGAAATTCCCTTTTCCTCCGCCTACAAGTGGAGTGCCGCAGCGTGGCATGACTCAGAAGCATTTATTTTGGGGGCACCGGATGTCCTCTTCAAGGCTGAAGACCTCTCCCCTGAGGTGACTGAATTACTCCAGCGGGGACGGCAGCAGGGATTGCGGGTGCTTCTCTTTGCCCGTAGTTGCAGTGATCCTCAATGGGATGAGCGGCAGGAGACTCCCCTCTTGCCCCCAGATCTTGAACCCTTAGCAGTGATTTGGGTGGGCGATCGCCTGCGACCCCAATCCCGCGATGTTTTGCAACGCTTTCAACAGGCTGGAATTCAAATCAAAATTATTTCCGGTGACCATGCGGAAACGGTGGTTGCCCTCGGTAAACAAGTCGGCCTCGATGCGGGGGCGATCGCCATCTCCGGCACAGAACTCGCCGCCATGGATGATCCTAGCTTTGATCAAATGGCCGAGAAAGCCACGGTTTTTGGTCGCATTACCCCCGAGCAAAAGGCGAAACTCGTGACTCGACTGCGTGCCCTCGGGCATCAGGTGGCCATGATTGGCGATGGTGTCAATGATGTGCTGTCCCTGAAGCAGGCCAATGTGGGCATCGCCATGGAAAGTGGCAGTGCCATTACCCGAAATGTGGCTGATATTGTATTGCTTGCGGATTCCTTTGCCGCCTTACCAGCAGCCTTTCGTGAGGGACAGCGCATCTACAACGGCATTCAAGATGTCACGAAGCTCTTTCTGGTGCGGGTGTTTAGCTTTAGTTTGCTTTGTCTAGTCACGGTCATGGCAGGGCGCGCCTTTCCGCTGCTGATTAAGCACAATAGCCTGCTAACCCTATGGGGAGTGGGTCTGCCGACCTTGGCGGTGGCTTTTTGGGCAGTGCCGGGGCCGCGTCCCCATCGATCGCTGATTCGTTCATTGCTGCACTTTGTCATCCCCGCCACCCTAAGCCTCGCACTGTTGGCCATTTTCATGTACTTGGGGGTGTTGGCACGGGAACTGACGCCCCTTGTGGCATTGCTCCAAGGACGCTTTGATCCAACGCTGTTGAATGGCCGCGAGGTGCTCTTAGAACTAGGGCAGAGTGTGGCGATCGCCCGCACGGCCTTGGTGACGACCCTGATGCTGGCCTCCCTTTGTTTAGTCCTGTTTCTCAAACCTCCCCATCCCACATGGGTTGGCGGTGCGCCTTTAGTGGGCAACTGGCGTTATGTTGCTGTGGTTTTAGCCCTGCTGGCTGCCTTCTTGACAATTAGTTTTTCGCCGACCCTACGGGCAGTGGCTGAGTTGGAACCCCTTTCGTGGTCGCTGTGGGCATTGATTGTACTGATTGTTTTGCTATGGGTGATTTTCCTGCGCAGCTTTTGGCGCTATCGACTCTTGGATCGCTTCCTTGGTGTGGATCTCAGTTAG
- a CDS encoding HAD family phosphatase has protein sequence MPLKAVLFDFNGVILDDEAIHAALIEEILLQENLRPQRGEYDLFCLGRSDRACLDNLLSRRGRAVTPAYLDKLVAQKAVAYRARLANMEPFPFFAGAIALLEKLHAAQLKIAIVTGALQSDVDLALERGNLTGIVDCIISAESVERGKPYPDPYLRAIAALQALGGDLTAADCLAIEDTLVGVQSAREASVKVLGVAHTYPFHMLQRRCHWVLDRLDQFDLEEIAPVFDRSVAATPS, from the coding sequence ATGCCCCTGAAGGCAGTTTTGTTTGATTTCAATGGTGTCATCCTCGACGATGAGGCGATCCATGCTGCCCTCATTGAGGAGATTCTGCTGCAAGAAAATCTGCGACCCCAGCGGGGCGAGTACGACCTATTTTGCCTAGGCCGCAGCGATCGCGCCTGTTTGGATAATCTCCTCAGCCGCCGCGGCCGGGCAGTGACCCCCGCCTATCTGGATAAACTGGTGGCACAAAAGGCAGTCGCCTACCGCGCACGCTTGGCCAATATGGAGCCTTTTCCCTTCTTTGCGGGGGCGATCGCCCTGCTGGAGAAACTCCATGCTGCGCAGTTGAAAATTGCCATTGTCACCGGTGCCCTGCAATCCGATGTGGACTTGGCTCTTGAGCGGGGAAACTTGACTGGCATTGTGGACTGCATTATCAGTGCCGAAAGTGTGGAACGCGGCAAACCCTATCCCGACCCCTATCTCCGTGCCATTGCAGCCTTGCAAGCCCTAGGGGGCGATCTCACAGCCGCTGATTGTCTGGCGATCGAGGACACCTTGGTGGGGGTGCAATCCGCCCGCGAGGCCAGTGTCAAAGTCTTGGGGGTCGCGCACACCTATCCCTTCCACATGCTCCAGCGTCGCTGCCATTGGGTGCTCGATCGCCTTGATCAGTTTGACCTTGAGGAAATTGCCCCGGTGTTTGATCGCAGCGTGGCCGCCACCCCCTCCTAG
- a CDS encoding universal stress protein, whose translation MFKTILVALDTSELSARVMAAVAQLNLDPDAQVILSHVISPTEAGFGVSADRPSLHPQMGTYRSIEQHLQQFQSHLPCDSEIEIVTGDPVEEILRLANIYGADLIVLGSRGLTGVERVVQGSVSGAVVADAPCSVFVVKSAET comes from the coding sequence ATGTTCAAAACAATTTTAGTGGCCCTCGATACCAGTGAGCTATCGGCACGGGTGATGGCGGCGGTGGCACAGTTAAATCTTGACCCGGATGCCCAAGTGATTCTCAGTCATGTGATCTCACCGACAGAGGCGGGTTTTGGCGTCAGTGCCGATCGCCCCTCGTTGCATCCGCAAATGGGCACCTACCGTAGTATTGAGCAGCATTTACAACAGTTCCAAAGCCACCTCCCCTGTGACTCGGAAATTGAAATTGTTACCGGTGACCCCGTCGAGGAAATTTTACGCTTGGCCAATATCTATGGGGCAGACCTAATTGTGCTGGGGAGTCGCGGCCTCACGGGGGTTGAGCGGGTTGTGCAAGGCTCAGTAAGTGGCGCCGTTGTGGCGGATGCCCCCTGTTCGGTGTTTGTGGTTAAGTCAGCGGAAACTTAG